TTGCTTTCGTGCCTGCCTGCAGAACAGGCTGAAATTGGGAATGGTTATGTTTCGTCCTGTTGTCAATTCATTATCTGAGATAGTCTTACATGCTCCCCATTCAAACGTACGTAGAATGTACAAAGCATTAAATCAGCGTTAATTCTGCATTTTGAGAATAAAACACCACTGAGAAAGAAATAGCTATTTGGTGaagaatataataaataaaaaaagctgattCAGCTGCAGTATTATGTGGCCGATTGATAACAGCCTATAGGTGAAAAGCAACTTCATCTGAGAACTTAATTGTTGCAGCTGCACTGGAATTTAGAAGCTAATTATGATAATATGttacacactatttatttatgcttttaatatttttttatattacacaaTTAACTTCATGCTATGTGCAAAACAAAAGAAGACATTCGtccaaaagtaattaaaaaaaaaaaaaaaaaaaaaaaaaaaaaaaaaacattttgtaaagtcTTAAAAGTTGGTGATAATTCAACTTATATGTGAAAATATTCCCTGGTACCTGGAGATTTGGAAAGGTTAAccctggtttctattattaacaCCATAAATGTATTTACTATTGCGTAGCCTATTCTCCGTTAAGGCGCTGCCAAAGTACAATACACTAtacaaaaactgtaaaatgcaaataCGTACTCGTTGATTGAAACACGCTGAAAAGGTGCATTTCTAGCGGACCAATGCGTTTCGATTGGTATACGTTATTACAGAATGCTAACTGTAGgctgtattaatttattattattttgacctGCGTTTACTACACGAAAAACGTGTTGTTGAGTCTATCAGTAATCCGAAGCAAAGTAATTCTTTAAAATAACCCAAAACATAATTAGAGCTTCTTTGTCTGACAAAGGAAGCTGCATTTTACCTCGGAAAGCATTTAAATTCTAAAGATGTTTGTGTCGACGTAAGTAAATAATGTAGTCATAATGTTGTATCTGAACTTAAAACGTATACGTGTATTATGTTGTtatgcccatatatatatatatatctatatatatatattatatactatatatatatatatatatatatatatatgaccacaGTCACTGGGAAATACCTACTTATGTCACAGGTACATATCGATTTAAGAAATACAAAGTCTGTGTAGTATAGCTTTAACaataatatgtatttgtattatttactttaataAGAGAGGTGGGAGTATAAGGGTATGCTAATTAGTAGGAGAATTTTGGGAAGGGGGTGGAATATCAATTTTTATTGCATCACCTGTCAGTAGTGTCCAATCAGCGTTGGCTTTAGGGAATTAATTGATGAAGGTGTCTCCGGACGAGCTCACTTCACTCTATCATTTTATTTGTAGCGAAAGCAGCGGCGGGAATAGCAGCTGCATttctgcgtctctctctctctgttcagttCACCCTTTCCTCTTCTCTAGGCAAATggagagtaaaataaaacatcgCAGGTATTATAGTATATACAGATGTCTAGATAGACCCGAGTGTATGTCTCATACCAGTTTAATCAATTAGTATGCGCTCCCCAGCGTTAtggattaattatttttatttttttacaaacttttaTACTTCTTGAAGCTGCAGGAATATAACAGATAAcagatttttgttattttgttagcaGGATGCCATGAGACATTCAGAATTTCGCGCTGGATTTTTTTTTCGTACCAGATGTGGGGAATAATACAATAGACAAAATGGGAGATTTGGATTCTGGTTATGAAGAGGTGGACGGCGTAAAGCTTGGGTACCTTATTATTAAGGGGAAACAAATGTTTGCCCTTTCCCAGGTTTTCACCGATCTTTTGAAAAATATACCAAGAACTACTGTGCACAAACGAATGgatcacttaaaaataaagaaacatcacTGTGACCTGGAGGAATTAAGGAAACTCAAAGCAATACACTCCATAGCTTTCCATGCAGCTAAATGTACTCTTATTTCAAGGGAAGACGTAGAAACTCTGTATACTTCTTGTAAAACCGAACGTGTGCTAAATACCAAAAGAAGAAAATTAAACCGGAGTTTTTCCTCGAAGGAGCTTGGCGAAGAGCAGATCTCCCACGATTCTTACAATaggttttggaaagaaaacaaagtttggTTTAGTTTACATGGGGCTCCCCAGCCATTTTCATCGAAAAGCAAACCTATACAGCAGGAGGAAACAAGTTTGCTCTCGTCTTCTAATCTACctcatatttacagtaaatacccTGGTCACGGTTACCCAGCGATGACCAGATTGCCTTGTACAAATCCTCAAAACTATGAAACAGCTCAAATACCCAGTAACTATGTAGCCTTTCACCCGAGTCATTCGTTTTTTCGGAGTGTGGTTTGCAGCAGACATCCAGTTTTCTATCAATCCGCCATTGTGTCTCAGCCCAAGCCTGCAAGCACGGCTGATctgacttgcaaaagaaaaagatCACAAGAACGCACAGGGAAGCAATTTCGGAATTCCAGCATCACCAGTCGGCGAGTTCTACTTGCCCCAAAACGTTGCAAGTCTAAAGTAGCTAATGTATCTTTGGATAGATTTCACATCGAACACGGGCTGTTTCTTGGTCACCAACAAGGAACCTTACAGGAAAGCTACAGTAGTGACTCGGAGTCTAGTTCTTTTTCAGATCGTGCTGATAACGACTCGGATTTTGGATCAAGTTTATCCACTACTAGCAACTCGGGAACGTCTGATGACGAGGATGAGGAGTCGTTGTCTGATTCTTCAGATGTCACTTCTGATGAAGACAGCTCATCCCAGTCGGATTCTAGCTCAGTTTCTAGCCAGGTGTCTGTGCAGAGTATACGGTTCAGACGAACTGTTTTTTCAAACCCTAATAACAAACCACCTTTATTAGCACAGCCTACTTTTTACTACAATAGACAGCCCAAATGTACAAATAATACAGAAACAACTGTGTTAGAGGATGGCATTTCAAATGGGAAACGGCAAAAACATTTGATACCCGCTATTGTTACAAAAAGACACGAGCAAGGCTGTGCATCCAAACCACGAAAAGCCTGCTGCTCCACTGGTCTTGGGAGTTGCTTTCTCGGGACTAGGAGCGACAGGGTATCACAGAACGCATTCTTACACTCTGAAATTTCAAATCATCTAAAGAGGACTGACCCAACAATTAACTCCGTTAAAGAGAGAGACTTTTCACCTAGCCCAAAGGAAAACACAGCATTTCCACAACAAAGAATAGCAGGACTGGCAAACTGCCCCCAAGCATCCAGCTCACACTGTGcagaaaacaatgaaacaatagtCTTTAAACCCTCAGATTATGATTCTTCattagtaatacattttaaaaaagaaacgaaCATTGACGACTGCGGTAAATTGACGCTGGATtcacagattttaaaaactgaacaggATTTAATTCAAAATAGTCGCGACAAGGACAGCGACGATGTTAACACAGGACAAACTTTTCTgcacagtgtaaaaataaaagtggAGGAAAACTGTTATGACGATTACAGCCCTGAAGATCAGTTCTTACAAAATGGATATGAGTGCAATGTTAACAAGGAGGAAGTTTCTACTAATGCCAGTAGCTTAACTTGCGAAGACAAACCTAGAGACACTTTAAGACATGCACATGAAAACATTTATTCGTGCATTGAAAGCCCAGCCACTTCCCCCCAAAACCAGGATTTTCAAGGCACTTTACGCACTCCTTATCCAGAGGAATGGGAGTATAAAAACGGTGCGAGGGTGAGGAAGAACTACAGGACACTTGTGTTAGGAAAGCGACCTGCACTGCACACGACCCCAGTCAGGCTAAATGTGAAAGCAAACAAGAGCCCGCGTTCTACAGGTAAAAACGAGTTTCATGAAGGAACACTGGAAGATTGTACAGGTACAAGCAAGCGCAAACGAGTAGCCAGCGGTGTCGCATCAGCGGTGAAAAAGCCGTTTAATTTCATGGCAAATTTCCCCACTCCACCGTCGCTAATTATTGGCAGCGATGGGGATTTGTGCCCTGCTTATTCATTAAACTCTCTGAAGGATCCCCAACCACTTCACAGGGCCCATCCCGTCTGGAAATGGCAACTTGGCAGTCCTGCAATACCTCTCCCACCCAGCCACAAATTCAGGAAATTTAACTTATGACACTCGTCATcggtaaaatatattgtttttggtgGGAAACTAATAATTGCTTTCACTTAATCTGTTCCCGGATGTAGTGATTATGGCAAAACAACTGCATCTTGGAAATTGAATAATGTCGATAAGCAAGCTCTGAAGATAACAATGGGATTATTACTGTTTTGTAAGACTGGGTTTTATATGGGTAAACATTCCATAATGTAAACTACTGCTGTCGTATTTTGAAGTACTTTTAATGTTGTGCACCTGGATTTGGAACATTTTAATGCTTTACAATACTAACTAACACCAAGTACCTCAAACATTTCTACAATAAACgttaaaaaagtttaaatagaaaaaaaaatattagaaacgAGCCATTTAATTTATGCACTATAGTTTTGCAAGAGTTTTGacgtattgttattgttatttttgtgttgagACTGTATAGTGGCAATATAGTATAAATGAAaagcagttgtgttttttttttttagacaaacttttgcaaaacttttgctgcactGTAATGAAATGTCTTTATTCTCATATAAATGCAACTTTAATTTATGTGCAAGAGCACTGAGCATTTTTTGGAACCGATTATTCTGTTATTGGAATAAGATGGTTTACTTTGGGTTATAATTGTCTTTAAGTGTACTTTTATTCAAGGAAATGTTCGCTCACTAAAATTTAAAGTGGACGAACTTATTTTTAATAACGTTTGCATAAATTTCACCATTCAACTAAAGGGTTCAtttgtgcatttaaatgtttaagagcaATTTAAGAAAAATCCATTTGGTGCTAAACCTTAGCGGTTTGGGTTTGATAGTTTTAATTAAGAGACAAAAGTTAACGTTTGTGATTACATTGAAGTTACACTGGGAGTTTGCTGTTTTAGGATCACTAGGGAGAGCCGCATGGCAACCCCCATTGCATATGACGTCGAATATGTATAGTGACAATCAGacagatttgtttacatttgcacAAACGTTTCAGGAAAATCTAGGAAAAAGCAAACTCCAGATGAATACATCAGTAGCACGTCCCTTGTGttgtaaaacagtaaattcaagCACAAAGGAGCCGATGCACTTTGAAACATTGCTAACTGAGCCTTATTTTATGTTTCAGTAGATAACAGAATAAGTTAATTGGTGTATCTTCAGTTTGCATATGGTTTGTCAATGTGCTAAAATAACCAAATTTTACTGTTAGTTTACTGGTTGCTATTTtacgttattttatttttaataataaaaaatctatgATGTGAACAAACCTTGTTAATTTGAATACTTGCATAAAACAAATGTTGAAGATATTCATTCTCAAGGGAAGTTTTCAATCATAATGGCGCTGGCCTATATTTTCCACTGTAACAAAATATGCACACTTTGATTTAGTAATAAGCATTACAAATTCTAAACGTCGGTCTAGCAGCCTCTGTTCCCTTGTAAcataatgtgttgttttagttGGCAGATAATATCACAATGGGCGTGGTGTGCTTTAagacaagacattttaaaatccagaccTATATTAAGAGTAGCATCCcctaaaatataaaca
This Polyodon spathula isolate WHYD16114869_AA chromosome 3, ASM1765450v1, whole genome shotgun sequence DNA region includes the following protein-coding sequences:
- the LOC121312569 gene encoding SKI/DACH domain-containing protein 1-like, with protein sequence MGDLDSGYEEVDGVKLGYLIIKGKQMFALSQVFTDLLKNIPRTTVHKRMDHLKIKKHHCDLEELRKLKAIHSIAFHAAKCTLISREDVETLYTSCKTERVLNTKRRKLNRSFSSKELGEEQISHDSYNRFWKENKVWFSLHGAPQPFSSKSKPIQQEETSLLSSSNLPHIYSKYPGHGYPAMTRLPCTNPQNYETAQIPSNYVAFHPSHSFFRSVVCSRHPVFYQSAIVSQPKPASTADLTCKRKRSQERTGKQFRNSSITSRRVLLAPKRCKSKVANVSLDRFHIEHGLFLGHQQGTLQESYSSDSESSSFSDRADNDSDFGSSLSTTSNSGTSDDEDEESLSDSSDVTSDEDSSSQSDSSSVSSQVSVQSIRFRRTVFSNPNNKPPLLAQPTFYYNRQPKCTNNTETTVLEDGISNGKRQKHLIPAIVTKRHEQGCASKPRKACCSTGLGSCFLGTRSDRVSQNAFLHSEISNHLKRTDPTINSVKERDFSPSPKENTAFPQQRIAGLANCPQASSSHCAENNETIVFKPSDYDSSLVIHFKKETNIDDCGKLTLDSQILKTEQDLIQNSRDKDSDDVNTGQTFLHSVKIKVEENCYDDYSPEDQFLQNGYECNVNKEEVSTNASSLTCEDKPRDTLRHAHENIYSCIESPATSPQNQDFQGTLRTPYPEEWEYKNGARVRKNYRTLVLGKRPALHTTPVRLNVKANKSPRSTGKNEFHEGTLEDCTGTSKRKRVASGVASAVKKPFNFMANFPTPPSLIIGSDGDLCPAYSLNSLKDPQPLHRAHPVWKWQLGSPAIPLPPSHKFRKFNL